The window CTCTGAATCATGTGCCGGTCTGCTGTCTGGAATATTGGTGCTGAAGATGTGAAGCAGAAACTCTGTAGCGGCCTGGAGGGACAAACTGTGTGCATGCATTTAcagtatgtgtgtctgtggaaaATAATGTGTATGCACTATATATATGTTTCCCTGAGGGTCAGATGTTCAAGAAGACAAAGAAGCTGGTAAGCTTGAGTGAGCAACAGCTGGTGGACTGTTCTGGGAGTTCTGGAAACCATGGCTGTAATGGTGGCCTTGCATTAAAGGCCTTTGACTACATCAAGAAAAGTGGAGGCCTGGAGGCAGCGAACACCTATCCATACCAGGCCATGGTGAGGCTGCGGTAGTTAATGATGCCAATAATTTAATTAGGGAGACACAAATTTGTCCTTTTGCCAAAATGTATTTGATCAACTGAGGCATTTtttgctgtctgaagtttgctttgcATGCTGTAAAGTGGAGCTACAATGCTAACTCGTAGTGCTATTTTGTCCAcacatttttgctcatttttaaagCAGTAAGTCAAGCAGGTATTTGATGATTTGGGCATTCGGTTTGCAGAGTGCTAAGTAGTGTGGTTAATAGGCTGTTAGCTCCAGAGCAAAACTTTACTGGGTGAGAAGAAAATTTTGCCGATGTTTTTGAACTTTGAACTAGCTGATCCTGACTGTTTTCATCTTTCCTCAGGAAGGGCCGTGCAGGTTTAATAACCGGAAAGCTAGGGCCAAGTGTTCCGCCTATAAAAGGGTGCAGCAGACAGAAGGCGCTCTGAAGTACGCTGTGGCCACAGTTGGGCCTATTTCTGTATCTGCGGATGTTTCCAAAGACAGCTTCCAGCTCTATGTGTCAGGTAACCCTCAGGAATCTGCTCTACTCATTACCATATTCTGTGTTTCAGGCATACGTGAGGAAATTCACAGTTCTAAAATAGTGATTGATTTCAgtcaaacacaaacattccCTTCCTCCATCAGGAGTAGGAGAAACGATAGAAAGGTGTTAGTAAGGAATGTGTAATGCCTGGCTCACACTATCCTTAACATTTGGAGTTGTTTcggtttctttttcattttcattcctgaaattaaaaaaaagaaaaaaacattggaaGATCAAGCACACAGCTCAATGACAATTCATTCAGCTCACGGTGACAGAACAATGCTAAGATCGGTTAGCTTATTAGTTACCTTTAG is drawn from Pygocentrus nattereri isolate fPygNat1 chromosome 10, fPygNat1.pri, whole genome shotgun sequence and contains these coding sequences:
- the LOC108415456 gene encoding digestive cysteine proteinase 3-like → MFKKTKKLVSLSEQQLVDCSGSSGNHGCNGGLALKAFDYIKKSGGLEAANTYPYQAMEGPCRFNNRKARAKCSAYKRVQQTEGALKYAVATVGPISVSADVSKDSFQLYVSGVYDEPNCSSTKLGHAMLAVGYGTDKQGRDYWLVKNSWGVKWGEKGYIKMSRNKGNQCGIATRPSFPVV